The sequence below is a genomic window from Lolium perenne isolate Kyuss_39 chromosome 7, Kyuss_2.0, whole genome shotgun sequence.
atgcgatccaaattctccctctctttttcggtttcgcggcgtctccgtgcatcagcaatggtccgaccaagatcatcaacgggatcatcacgtgcctcttcttcaccttccccttcatcgtccccttcaccttcagcatcctccatgaaagtatcaccgaaatgagcaagatagctttcatcgatgaaatcatccccttcttcatcttcttccattataacccctctttctccatgcttggtccaacaattatagcttggcatgaatccgtgccgaagcaggtgcatgtgaacatctcttgaggaagagtaacccttcgattcttacatttaacacatggacagataacaaaaccctctgcttgttcgcattagccactacgaggaaatctttcaaacccgcactgaactcgccggagagtcggttaccgtacatccattgtcgattcatctgcattattataatataaaatatataattaaccatcatgcatttgttaaactaactagctacaaacaatataaattaaacaatgaactaatgcacattttatcaacgacacatcaaaggttcaagttgctaaccgcgatcgaggaggaaaaaataaatgagaaagctcaagtgtggctccaacacttcatatcatgtttgtttcatgctcttggggcatttcatcaaacaccttatgtgcataagaggaaccaaaatcaaacctaacacccacttgtgaagcttgtgaagagaatggcaccaaatggctaagtgttggctgctggatgggtatatataggggaggggctttagtcccggttggcctggccaaccgcgactaaaggccttcgggcacctttagtcgcggttggcctggccaaccgcgactaaagaccccccacgtgcaccggctggccaccgagcgccctgggcccaggcctttggtcgcggttctcctcccgaaccgcgactaaaggtaccatttgtcgcggatcctgcagcatcgcgacttatggggctcacccgaagcctgtttttccaccagtgttttGTCGAGTTGTGCGCCCCGCAGATCCGGATCTGAttggtttttgtttttattaGTGTAGTTTCATATTAGTCTCTTTTCATATCTATGTTTATTATTATTGGTGATGGTTGTTGTTCTGGTGGgaaaaaaataaaaggaaaatccTTGTGTGAAAAAAATCAGTGTCCTCGTGGCAACCAGACCTCGATAGGGAAAAGGCAAGACAAACATACACAACCCATTTCTGCTCGCACGGACTGCCAGAAAACAAAACAACGTAAACACATGCAGTCAACCCAACAATTTCCAACATATCTAACGGTTGTGCTGttagctctttttttttttttgagcgggGGAAAGCGGCCTTTATTAATCAGAGGTAATCGATACATGGAATCCCTCTGGCGGCCTAACTAGCCACACCCGGTGGTCTGGTTCATCATAAACTACACTTCTAGCTAAACAATGTGCTTCTTTATTCGAAATCCTAGCTTCGTGGCGGAACTCAAGAGCATCAAAATCGCCCTTAGACTCCTTGATCTCTCTCACAATGTGAGCGTAACTTCCGAGTGTCCCCTCGTCCAGGCTAGTGACAACATTCTTACGGTCCGTTGCCACCATAACCCTGCGGCCGTGTATGTCTTTTGCCAGGGCGCAGGCCTCCCTGCACGCCAACGCCTCCAGGATCTCAGCGCTAGACTTTCCAGGGAACACGAGCGTCGATGCCCCAGCGAACACTCCATCCTCCGTTCTGGCTATCGCCGCCACCGTGCCGTAGCCTCCATTCTTGCCCACCGCAGCGTCAACATTGATCTTGATCATCCCCCTTGGTGGCGGGATCCATCCCATCGCCCGCTGCTCAGTGACGGTAGCTGGTTCCTTCTTCCTAAGTTCCTTGCACTGTTTCAGGTCCGTTACAAACCTCTCCGCGAACAAGTGAACCGGCAGAGGGCTCTGAAAAATCTGCTCGTGGATCGCCTTCCTTCTGGCATGCCAGATGGCCCATAGCGTAACCAGCACCGTCGTGAGATCATCATGCTTCAAGGTTTTGATCAATCCTGCAATCCACGCCCTTGCATCGCCATCGTCCGAACTGCTGACGTGCTCCGTTACTTCTTCATATAACAAAGCCCACACACATCGGGACATAGAATAATCTAGCAGAGCGTGCCTCCAAGAGTCACAGGCGCCACACAGCTGGCAGCGGTCATCGTCCGCCATACCCCATCTATGCCTCAACACATTCGACGGCAAAGACTGGTTGGCTAGTCTCCAAAGAAAGACCCTAATTTTAGACGGAACTTGGGTTTTCCAAATCGAGCTCCATTCCTTCGTTATTCCCGCCTCATTCGAGTTCGTGGCCCTGCTATCCAGCCACGCCTCTCGCTTCTCCCGCATATCGACCAACATACGATATGCCGAACGCACGGAGAATACACCCTTTTGCTCGTAGTGCCAAGCCCAGAAGTCATCGTGTCTCCTGCTGGATATAGGAATCTCCTTGATCGCGTCAACATCCATCGGTAAGAAGCATTCCCTGAGCTTCTCCTCGTTCCAAGTTGCAGAGCTCGAGTTGATAAATTCGGCCACTGCGTGAGGCGGATTCCTGGCCAGACAAGCCATAGGTTTTTTTTTTGATGTAACCATATATTTCATTAGACAATCTGTTTACAGAGATTACACATATGGTCACCACACAAGACAAATATTTGCATCAAGCAACTTTGCACAAGAAAACTCACAAGAAGTCAAACTACAAGTTCGCCCTTGGAGAAACATGTACCTCGCCGAAACATCGTCAATCTTCCTCCACTGTCATCATGGTAGCGCTGGAAAAAGAGGCGAACAACCACCACACCTAGATCTGGGAGAGCACCATCGCATTCAATGATGCTTTTTGAGCCGATGAACCGGGTCCTCGCAGAGAACGAGCCCGAGACTTTGTGGCACGTTGGCCGAGGATCTTCCTTGTGGTCACCAGATCCCAGCACCGTCATCTTCTTCAGACTTAGTCTAAGAAGACAAACGCTGCCGCCTGCCATCATCCTCACACCCAACTGCAAGACACCAGACATAACTGCAGCAGCCAACGCAACCGTCACCCGCGAGAGTGCCGAACGCCAACCACGAATCTCACCAGATCCAAAGACTGGCGAGAAGACCAGGCCACCTGCCCTCCGACATCACCGGTTAGAGCAACGCCGAGATGGAGAAAGAGCAGAGGCAAATTATTCCGACGCGACGCAATCTTCTCCATAGAACGGCGCCCCAAGAAAACACTTGCCAACCCTAACTACTGGTCGGAGCCGATACTCCGGGGTCCCCACCCCCTCCCGTCGCCGGAACGGCCGACGGCGGAGGCAGGGACCGGCGGCTGGCCGGTGTAGTTTGCCGGCAGAGATCGCCCGCTATCTTTTCGTGGGAGCGGTTCCTGGTTTCGTGTGGGAGCGTTTGCAAACATGCCATAGGTTGTGCAGTTAGCTGACATAAGAAAACCTGATGGTTGCCTCGTTGCCTTTCTTCGCGTTGAAAGACGGGAGGTGCTGTACACCAACCCGATCGGTGGATACCGATTGCCGCACACCCTTTGGTaggtattgggccagcccaacgaTTTTTTTTGCCTATTTCGAATTTTCGTTATTTCCTGctgtttcttttctgtttttttgtgtttttaagttTTGAATATTTTAAAATTCTGAACTTTTTTCAAACCTGATTTTTTcagaatttgaacatttttcagattggaacaattttcaaattggaacaacttttaaatttgaataaattttgaacattttttagaatGAACATTTTTTTAAAAATTCGATTTTTccaaaaatttgaacatttttcgaaaatgaacatattttaaatgtgaacatttttcgattatgaacattttttggatatgaacaatttttagctttgaacaattttcgttttgaacacttttcaaaatttgaatttattcgaatttgaactattttcaaatttgaactttttcggttttgaaaaaaaataaatagaaaagaaaaataaaaggaaacaaaatagaaaatataaaaaaagaaaaaaagaaacagaaacagaacagaaaataaaaaataaagaaaaaaaagttaaactgggccaggcccaatacccgaacagGATGTGCGGTGCCTGGTAGGCACCGACCTGATCGGTGTATAGGATTTTCCTAAAAGACTAGCCCGGTCTTTCGGTTCAAGGACACGGGCTGGGCCGCTTGTAATCCATATTTTCTGTGAATTTTGCATGGAATGTACAGGTACTACGTGGGCTAAGACCTAGCCCGGGCTGCCCGGGCCCAGATCCACCCCTGATTAGAGACGTAAATATAATTATAATTCCTAATATAATCAACagtcaaaattcaaataaattaaATGAAATATTTAGAATCATTACCCACAAAAATCAGTACAATTACTGTTATGAGTTCGTGACCGAACTCTCGAGCTCGAGAGTATCTCTTCTTTTTAATAAAATAGAAAACATATTTATagttcaatttttttaaaaaagggACATAGTCAATGATGCAACCTACAAGTatgcaaattttgagtaccaaatTCTTTGGATTGTGGGCTCCAAAAACTGACAAAAGCTGGTAAAAAAAATAAAGATTTGAAAACAAATGTACTCAGATCCACGGCTTGTCATTTTGTGTAGCTAAAATGCAACGTACatgaaattgatattttacatGTTTTCGAGATAAACCATTGGCTACATCTGGATTTTTGTCAATTTTTATAAACTTGTAAATGtgattttcgaattttttaaaCAAGGATTCACTGGTGTTCCACCTTTTTTTTAAGGGAACGGTGTTCCATCCGttcgtaagggcatctccaacggggcgacgcaaacgggtgCTGAgtgaccgtttgtgtccgccgtgaccgaaaataCGTCTGGCCCTTCTCCAGCGGGgcaacgcaaagtgaccgggctatccgcagcgacgcaaacctgtcccaaatatgcgccaggtttgcgtttcCGTGGACACTCCGCGGTCGCGCCGAGCATCCTGCTTTTATTACCCGGTCCCGCAAGTCAGTGACAGCGAAATCGATCtcttcgatttgcttctttttcCTATTCTTTGttgccctagtgcgacgccaccaccctAACCCTCCCCGCCGCTGTCCCGCCCCAGCGTCGTACTCGTCGTCGGCTCGGTTCTCaccgcgcgggagagcaggatcgtACTCGGGGTTGGCTAGGGCGcgtactgatggcgtgtaactcacacgttcgttgggaaccccaagaggaaggtatgatgcgcacagcagcaagttttccctcagaaagaaaccaaggtttatcgaaccaggaggagccaagaagcacgttgaaggttgatggcggcgggatgtagtgcggcgcaacaccagggattccggcgccaacgtggaacctgcacaacacaaccaaagtactttgccccaacgaaacagtgaggttgtcaatctcaccggcttgctgtaacaaaggattaaccgtattgtgtggaagatgattgtttgcagaaaacagtagaacaagtattgcagtagattgtatttcagtataaagaattggaccggggtccacagttcactagaggtgtctctcccataagataaacagcatgttgggtgaacaaattacagttgggcaattgacaaataaagagggcatgaccatgcacatacatattatgatgagtatagtgagatttaattgggcattacgacaaagtacatagaccgccatccaactgcatctatgcctaaaaagtccaccttcaggttatcatccgaaccccctccagtattaagttgcaaagcaacagacaattgcattaagtatggtgcgtaatgtaatcaacaactacatccttagacatagcatcaatgttttatccttagtggcaacagcacaacacaaccttagaactttctgtcactgtcccaggtgtcaatgcagacatgaacccactatcgagcataagtactccctcttggagttacaagcatctacttggccagagcatctactagtaacggagagcatgcaagatcataaacaacacgtagatataactttgataatcaacataacaagtattctctattcatcggatcccaacaaacgcaacatatagaattacagatagatgatcttgatcatgttaggcagctcacaagatccgacaatgatagcacaatggggagaagacaaccatctagctactgctatggacccatagtccaggggtagactactcacacatcacaccggaggcgaccatggcggcgtagagtcctccgggagatgattcccctctccggcagggtgccggaggcgatctcctggatcccccgagatgggatcggcgttggcggcgtctctggaaggttttccgtatcgtggctctcggtactgggggtttcgtcacggaggctttaagtaggcggaagggcaggtcaagaggcggcacgtggggcccaaaccataggccggcgcggccaggggtggggccgcgccgccctagggtttggccaccccgtggcccctcttcgtttcgtcttcggacttctggaagcttcgtggaaaaataggcccctgggctttgatttcgtccaattccgagaatatttccttactaggatttctgaaaccaaaaacagcagaaaacaaagaatcggcacttcggcatcttgttaataggttagttccagaaaatgcacgaatatgacataaagtgtgcataaaacatgtagataacatcaataatgtggcatggaacataagaaattatcgatacgtcggagacgtatcagcatccccaagcttagttctgctcgtcccgagcaggtaaaacgataacacagataatttctggagtgacatgccatcataatcttgatcatactatttgtaaagcatatgtagtgaatgcagcgatcaaaacaatgtatatgacatgagtaaacaagtgaatcataaagcaaagacttttcatgaatagcacttcaagacaagcatcaataagtcttgcataagagttaactcataaagcaataattcaaagtaaaggcattgaagcaacacaaaagaagattaagtttcagcggttgctttcaacttgtaacatatatatctcatggatattgtcaacatagagtaatataataagtgcaataagcaagtatgtaggaatcaatgcatagttcacacaagtgtttgcttcttgaggtggagagaaataggtgaactgactcaacattgaaagtaaaagaatggtccttcatagaggaaaagcatcgattgctatatttgtgctagagctttgattttgaaaatatgaaacaattttgtcaacggtagtaataaagcatatgtatcatgtaaattatatcttacaagttgcaagcctcatgcatagtgtactaatagtgcccgcaccttgtcctaattagcttggactaccggatcatcacaatgcacatgttttaaccaagtgtcacaaaggggtacctctatgccgcctgtacaaaggtctaaggagaaagctcgcattggatttctcgctattgattattcttcaacttagacatccatatcgggacaacatagacaacagataatggactcctcttttatgcataagcatgtaacaacaattaataattttctcatttgagattgaggatatatgtccaaaactgaaacttccaccatggatcatggctttagttagcggcccaatgttcttctctaacaatatgcatgcttaaccataaggtggtagatctctcttacttcagacaagacggacatgcatagcaactcacatgaatttcaacaatgaatagttgatggcgtccccagtgaacatggttatcgcacaacaagcaacttaataagagataaagtgcataattacatattcaataccacaatagtttttaagctatttgtcccatgagctatatattgcaaaggtgaatgatggaattttaaaggtagcactcaagcaatttactatggaatggcggaaaataccatgtagtaggtaggtatggtggacacaaatggcatagtggttggctcaagtattttggatgcatgagaagtattccctctcgatacaaggtttaggctagcaaggcttatttgaaacaaacacaaggatgaaccggtgcagcaaaactcacataaaagacatattgaaaacattataagactctacaccgtcttccttgttgttcaaactcaatactagaaattatctagaccttagagaaaccaaatatgcaaaccaaattttagcatgctctatgtatttcttcattaatgggtgcaaagcatatgatgcaagagcttaatcatgagcacaacaattgccaagtatcacattacccaagatatttatagcaattactacatgtatcattttccaattccaaccatataacaatttaacgaaggagaaacttcgccatgaatactatgagtagaaaccaaggacatacttgtccatatgctacagcggagcgtgtctctctcccataaagtgaatgctaggatccattttattcaaacaaaacaaaaacaaaaacaaaccgacgctccaagaaaaagcacataagatgtgatggaataaaaatatagtttcaggggaggaacctgataatgttgtcgatgaagaaggggatgccttgggcatccccaagcttagacgcttgagtcttcttaatatatgcaggggtgaaccaccggggcatccccaagcttagagctttcactctccttgatcatgttgcatcatactcctctcttgatccttgaaaacttcctccacaccaaactcgaaacaactcattagagggttagtgcacaataaaaattaacatattcagaggtgacacaatcattcttaacacttctggacattgcataatgctactggacattagtggatcaaagaaattcatccatcatagcaaaagaggcaatgcgaaataaaaggcagaatctgtcaaaacagaacagttcgtattgacgaattttaaaatggcaccagacttgctcaaatgaaaatgctcaaattgaatgaaagttgcgtacatatatgaggatcatgcacgtaaattggcttaattttctgagctacctacagggaggtgggcccagattcgtgacagcaaagaaatctggaactgcgcagtaatccaaatctagtacttacttttctatcaacggcttaacttggcacaacaaaacacaaaactaagataaggagaggttgctacagtagtaaacaacttccaagacacaaaataaaaacaaagtactgtaggtaaaaacatgggttgtctcccataagcgcttttctttaacgcctttcagctaggcgcagaaagtatgtatcaagtattatcaaaggatgatgcatcgttatcatgagctcccccatccatagtggtactaagggctttgtcaattttaggcctataataatacttctttggtctaggcactttagagacatacataaacttttgctccttacccacataagctttctccttatacttaagagaagaaaatgttgaacccaaggttcccatagctttttcaagttcgtcaatcctattgatttgatcatcatggacagcattagttcctaggacactaattctttcatcaattcctcctaaggatttatcaagttcatcagttttatcaagtaatatttccaatttagcttcaatacttggaaaaattttctctatggtttccaattttttcataacatcttcaagagagatttcagttttaactttatcaacagggggtattccaaataaactctcaataatgcaactagcttctaatgcaggagtacttaagaagtcaccttttgcgagactatcaagaacatatctattccagctagagataccaacataaaaattcctgagtaaaataatggtggagtgtttcttagtgcatctattatgggcatcactaattctataccaagcatctctcaaacattctccccctcgttgcttaaatgtacgaacttcaacttcagaattactcattttagtactagtaaataaagcaaactagataaagtaaatgcaagtaaagtaatttttttttgtgtttttgatatagcaaacaagatagcaaataaagtaaaactagcaactaatttttttttgtattttgatttagtgcagcaaacaaagtagtaaataaaactaagcaagacaaaaacaaagtaaagagattgagaagtggagactccccttgcagcgtgtcttgatctccccggcaacggcgccagaaaaagagcttgatggcgtgtaactcacacgttcgttgggaaccccaagaggaaggtatgatgcgcacagcagcaagttttccctcagaaagaaaccaaggtttatcgaaccaggaggagccaagaagcacgttgaaggttgatggcggcgggatgtagtgcggcgcaacaccagggattccggcgccaacgtggaacctgcacaacacaaccaaagtactttgccccaacgaaacagtgaggttgtcaatctcaccggcttgctgtaacaaaggattaaccgtattgtgtggaagatgattgtttgcagaaaacagtagaacaagtattgcagtagattgtatttcagtataaagaattggaccggggtccacagttcactagaggtgtctctcccataagataaacagcatgttgggtgaacaaattacagttgggcaattgacaaataaagagggcatgaccatgcacatacatattatgatgagtatagtgagatttaattgggcattacgacaaagtacatagaccgccatccaactgcatctatgcctaaaagtccaccttcaggttatcatccgaaccccctccagtattaagttgcaaagcaacagacaattgcattaagtatggtgcgtaatgtaatcaacaactacatccttagacatagcatcaatgttttatccctagtggcaacagcacaacacaaccttagaactttctcgtcatcgtcctgtgtgtcaatgcagacatgaacccactatcgagcataagtactccctcttggagttacaagcatctacttggccagagcatctactagtaacggagagcatgcaagatcataaacaacacgtagatataactttgataatcaacataacaagtattctctattcatcggatcccaacaaacgcaacatatagaattacagatagatgatcttgatcatgttaggcagctcacaagatccgacaatgatagcacaatggggagaagacaaccatctagctactgctatggacccatagtccaggggtagactactcacacatcacaccggaggcgaccatggcggcgtagagtcctccgggagatgattcccctctccggcagggtgccggaggcgatctcctggatcccccgagatgggatcggcgttggcggcgtctctggaaggttttccgtatcgtggctctcggtactgggggtttcgtcacggaggctttaagtaggcggaagggcaggtcaagaggcggcacggggggcccaaaccataggccggcgcggccaggggtggggccgcgccgccctagggtttggccaacccgtggcccctcttcgtttcgtcttcggacttctggaagcttcgtggaaaaataggcccctgggctttgatttcgtccaattccgagaatattttcttactaggatttctgaaacaaaaaacagcagaaaacagcaactggcacttcggcatcttgttaataggttagttccagaaaatgcacgaatatgacataaagtgtgcataaaacatgtagataacatcaataatgtggcatggaacataagaaattatcgatacgtcggagacgtatcacgtaccTGCCGACGATTTTGGGGCAAAACGTTGCTGGTTGCGCCGCCCTTGCGCGCCGCCCACGACttgttcggtcaattgcgccggtaggtGTCTTCTCCtgttttcggcgctattgtgcACGACCATTGATCCTTAGTTCGTACCCACGCAtatggacatgtggcagatgctGGAGAAGTTCCACGCGAAGAtcgttgactcctcttccgatgaggagtccgatcagtcaacgcagacattggcaactactgcggcctccatgatccacgagttcaatTCAAACCAGGGGCCGGTGCACCGGGGCTCTGTCAAGGGCCGCTCAAAAACCTGtcgcgcaacagagtggaagggaAGCTTcggctccacaaggactacttctcACCGATCCAGTGTTCAAGGAAAAAATGTTCTGGTGCcggtacaggatgtcaagggagcCGTTCATGGTCATTCTCCGGGCCGTTAGACACTACGATCCCTACTTCCAATGTAGGCCCGATGCAAACAGGTGCGCatgcttcacctcctaccaataatgctccgcggctattcgcatgctatcatatggaatggctgcatattcgatgagtatcttcgaatgtgTGAGATAACCTGCCTTGATGCCATGTACAGGTTGTGCCGAGCtgtgattgccgtgttcggacatcattactgtagggagccaaatgttgaggatacaaggcggatgttgtctatcaacgagtctagagggttccCAGAAATGATTGGCATCATAGATTGCATacactgggagtggaagaactgtccatttggatggcagggtcagTACAGCGGGCATGCGGAGGGACGAActatcattcttgaagctgtcatatctcaagatttatggatttgttaattcattctttggcatggcctGTTCCAACAATGGCATCactgtgttgcaccgatcaccggttttcaacaggctcatgcaaggcaaaactccccgggtgagctatgaggtcaatggaaatgaatatgacaagccatattatcttgctga
It includes:
- the LOC127323901 gene encoding uncharacterized protein; translation: MADDDRCQLCGACDSWRHALLDYSMSRCVWALLYEEVTEHVSSSDDGDARAWIAGLIKTLKHDDLTTVLVTLWAIWHARRKAIHEQIFQSPLPVHLFAERFVTDLKQCKELRKKEPATVTEQRAMGWIPPPRGMIKINVDAAVGKNGGYGTVAAIARTEDGVFAGASTLVFPGKSSAEILEALACREACALAKDIHGRRVMVATDRKNVVTSLDEGTLGSYAHIVREIKESKGDFDALEFRHEARISNKEAHCLARSVVYDEPDHRVWLVRPPEGFHVSITSD